In Persicimonas caeni, a single window of DNA contains:
- a CDS encoding SLC13 family permease, translating into MDMQLILVLVILATTVFLIVTERWRIDLVALMAMLSLVWVGAISPEEARSGFSSNAVLAIIGVMVMGRGLFKSGVTDKLAHFILRVAGASRRRIISTTSLTVGLMSGVMQNIGAAALFLPVMMGISKRQKIPVSSLLMPMGFAALVGGTLTMVGTSSLIVLNDLLAHRGLETFHLFSVTPIGVVLLVTAVAYFALFGPLVFPSKLEKMEDVSPSKKRINVWGLSDAIYTFRVLPDSPLAGKTVEESQMGKEFDINLLRAYSARSTDRIVDKNLRFEAGQALVIQGREEDVLRFAEGRGLQMVEQDEKTPAGSKRGYLEVVIPARSNIVGKTLREAALRETYNVQVVLFFSDSEIIEEGIADRVIKAGDTLVLHGRKENLQFFNESEDFISVTPFEYEPTSPEQALKALASFVGALAVVFVSDLPISIGFLSGAVAMILAGVLSIEEAYRAIEWQVVFLIAGLIPIGLAMENSGVAALIADSLVGALEGAHPLVILASVGVLTTGLSLLMSNVAATVLLVPLVLGIAGLGGLSPQALVLQVGVCAANSFVLPTHHVNALLMTPGGYRVADYLKAGSILSVVFVTVSTLLIYVLFA; encoded by the coding sequence ATGGACATGCAGTTGATTTTGGTGCTCGTCATCTTGGCGACCACCGTCTTTCTGATCGTCACCGAGCGATGGCGCATCGATCTGGTGGCCCTCATGGCGATGCTGTCGCTTGTCTGGGTGGGTGCCATCAGCCCCGAAGAGGCTCGCTCCGGCTTCTCGAGCAACGCTGTGCTGGCGATTATCGGCGTCATGGTCATGGGCCGCGGGCTGTTCAAGTCCGGGGTGACCGACAAGCTCGCCCACTTCATCTTGCGCGTGGCCGGCGCCAGTCGGCGACGCATCATCTCGACCACCTCGCTGACCGTGGGGCTGATGTCGGGGGTGATGCAGAATATCGGCGCGGCGGCGCTCTTCTTGCCGGTGATGATGGGCATCTCCAAGCGTCAGAAGATCCCCGTCTCCAGCTTGTTGATGCCGATGGGCTTCGCCGCGCTCGTCGGCGGCACCTTGACGATGGTCGGCACAAGCTCCCTCATCGTGCTCAACGACCTTCTAGCGCATCGAGGGCTCGAGACCTTCCATCTGTTCAGCGTCACCCCCATCGGGGTGGTGCTCCTGGTGACCGCGGTGGCCTACTTCGCCCTCTTCGGCCCGCTCGTCTTCCCGTCCAAGCTCGAGAAGATGGAAGACGTCTCGCCGAGCAAAAAGCGCATCAACGTGTGGGGCCTCTCCGACGCGATCTATACGTTCAGGGTGCTCCCCGACAGCCCGCTCGCGGGCAAGACGGTCGAAGAATCGCAGATGGGCAAAGAGTTCGACATCAACCTGCTCCGGGCCTACAGCGCCCGCTCGACCGACCGTATCGTCGACAAAAACCTGCGCTTCGAAGCCGGCCAAGCCCTGGTCATCCAGGGACGCGAAGAAGACGTGTTGCGTTTTGCGGAGGGGCGCGGCCTCCAGATGGTCGAGCAGGACGAAAAGACCCCCGCCGGCTCCAAACGTGGCTACCTCGAGGTCGTGATCCCGGCGCGGTCGAATATCGTGGGCAAGACCTTACGCGAAGCCGCTCTGCGCGAGACCTACAACGTGCAGGTGGTCCTCTTCTTCAGCGACAGTGAGATCATCGAGGAGGGGATCGCCGACCGCGTCATCAAGGCCGGCGACACCCTCGTGCTCCACGGCCGCAAAGAGAACCTGCAGTTCTTCAACGAGAGCGAAGACTTCATCAGCGTCACGCCGTTCGAGTACGAACCAACCAGCCCCGAGCAGGCCCTCAAGGCACTGGCGAGCTTCGTCGGGGCCCTGGCCGTCGTCTTTGTGTCCGACTTGCCCATCTCCATCGGCTTTCTGAGCGGCGCAGTGGCCATGATCTTAGCCGGCGTGCTCAGCATCGAGGAAGCCTATCGAGCCATCGAATGGCAGGTCGTCTTTTTGATCGCAGGGCTCATCCCCATCGGGCTCGCCATGGAGAACTCCGGGGTCGCGGCGTTGATCGCCGACAGCCTCGTTGGCGCCCTCGAAGGCGCGCATCCGCTGGTGATCTTGGCGAGCGTGGGGGTGTTGACCACAGGGCTGTCGCTGTTGATGTCCAACGTGGCCGCCACGGTCTTGCTCGTCCCCCTGGTCCTGGGCATCGCCGGGCTGGGCGGGCTCTCCCCGCAGGCCCTCGTGCTACAGGTCGGCGTATGCGCGGCGAACTCGTTCGTCTTGCCCACCCACCACGTCAACGCGCTGCTCATGACCCCCGGCGGCTACCGCGTAGCAGACTATCTGAAGGCGGGCAGCATTTTGTCGGTGGTATTCGTGACGGTGAGTACGCTGCTCATCTACGTGCTATTCGCCTGA
- the ppc gene encoding phosphoenolpyruvate carboxylase translates to MTFEEPENQALTEPLRRQVNLLGHMLGDSIKQHLGEEIFEAVESLRECAKADSDAARLLERVADLSLDELEGVLRSYAAYFRLVNNTEQLEIARINRERERRATREEPREESVAQAIEHLDELGWEKDKVADLLDNLLIEPTLTAHPTEARRRTLLDIQGRIAARLTELGREALTPVERDRAAEEVRSEIELMLTSDEVRVERRRVEDELDFGLYFLATTIWDSIAAIHRDLRRALAERFDDPPAVPNVLRYVSWIGGDRDGNPNVTPEVTRHAFDKQRRVALAKHKSAVEALRDKLSVSRRQAPVPDALFESIEADAEHVELDDAERRLVERNYRYEPFRQKLTYVLAKLREASKAGAFDEYPDTPRYDSTAFGQDLTVVGAALRQMGLDRLADGELADLLVQVEAFGFHLAALDFRQHSSVHESAVAELLSIAGVTDDYEDLDEAARLEILEAELSTPRPLQPRVGAELSDKTRELLEVFDIARRAHQSEPASVRAWIVSMTHEVSDLLEVLVLAKEVGLWERGSGEHGAHGRGYVPIDVVPLLETIDDLAGAAEFMGELFSSEAYAAQLDGRGRAQEVMLGYSDSSKDGGFWMANWSLHKGQRALAQACREHGVRLSLFHGRGGTVGRGGGQTKRALLGLPPEAYSGRIRLTEQGEVISFRYALDAIAHRHLEQLVHSMVEAGIRASSAEDTSRDAFMEVVAERSMRTYRELIDDPEFWPWYQRITPIEHISRLPIASRPVSRSGGNDAGFEKLRAIPWNFAWTQTRYNLPGWYGVGTGLKHALDEDECTVDGLRAWYAEWPFFRSVIDNAQLEMARARLEIARHYAQLDDDGFHDKLAAEFERTRDVLLTITQADVLLSHNATIRNLIAVRNPYTDVLNAIQIELMKRWQTADDTECPALGHALLLSLNGIAAAMQNTG, encoded by the coding sequence ATGACCTTCGAAGAACCCGAAAACCAGGCGTTGACCGAGCCCCTTCGCCGACAGGTCAACCTGCTCGGCCACATGCTGGGCGACTCCATCAAGCAGCACCTCGGCGAGGAGATCTTCGAGGCGGTCGAGTCTCTGCGAGAGTGCGCGAAGGCCGACAGCGACGCCGCGCGACTGCTCGAGCGCGTCGCAGACCTTTCGCTCGACGAGCTCGAGGGGGTGCTGCGAAGCTACGCGGCCTATTTTCGGCTGGTCAACAACACCGAGCAGCTCGAGATTGCGCGCATCAACCGCGAGCGCGAGCGCCGAGCGACACGCGAAGAGCCGCGCGAAGAGTCGGTCGCCCAGGCCATCGAGCACCTCGACGAGCTAGGCTGGGAGAAAGACAAGGTCGCCGACCTGCTCGACAACCTCCTCATCGAGCCGACGCTCACGGCGCACCCCACCGAAGCGCGGCGCCGCACGCTGCTCGACATACAGGGGCGCATCGCCGCGCGGTTGACCGAACTCGGCCGCGAAGCGCTCACGCCGGTCGAGCGCGACCGCGCCGCCGAGGAGGTGCGCTCGGAGATCGAGCTGATGCTGACCAGCGACGAGGTACGCGTCGAACGCCGCCGGGTCGAAGACGAGCTCGACTTCGGGTTGTACTTTCTGGCGACGACCATCTGGGACAGCATTGCCGCCATCCATCGCGACCTTCGCCGAGCCCTCGCCGAGCGCTTCGATGACCCGCCGGCGGTGCCTAATGTGCTGCGGTACGTGTCGTGGATTGGCGGGGATCGCGACGGCAATCCCAACGTCACCCCCGAGGTGACCCGCCACGCCTTCGACAAGCAGCGCCGCGTCGCGCTGGCCAAGCACAAGAGCGCCGTGGAGGCGCTTCGCGACAAGTTGAGCGTCTCTCGGCGCCAAGCGCCAGTGCCCGACGCGCTCTTCGAATCCATCGAGGCCGACGCCGAGCACGTCGAGCTCGACGACGCCGAGCGGCGCCTGGTCGAGCGCAACTACCGTTACGAGCCGTTTCGCCAGAAGCTCACCTATGTGCTCGCCAAGCTGCGCGAGGCATCCAAGGCCGGCGCGTTCGACGAATATCCCGACACGCCCCGCTACGACTCGACAGCCTTTGGGCAGGACCTCACCGTGGTGGGCGCAGCGCTCCGTCAGATGGGTCTCGACCGCCTCGCCGACGGCGAGCTGGCCGACCTGCTCGTGCAGGTCGAGGCTTTCGGTTTCCACCTGGCCGCGCTCGACTTTCGCCAGCATAGCTCGGTCCACGAGAGCGCCGTCGCCGAGCTTTTGAGCATCGCCGGGGTGACCGACGACTACGAAGACCTCGACGAAGCCGCCCGCCTCGAGATTCTCGAGGCCGAGTTGTCTACGCCCCGGCCTCTCCAACCACGGGTGGGCGCCGAGCTGAGCGACAAGACTCGCGAACTGCTCGAGGTCTTCGACATCGCCCGCCGGGCGCACCAGAGCGAGCCGGCGTCGGTGCGCGCCTGGATCGTGAGCATGACCCACGAAGTCAGCGACCTGCTCGAGGTCCTCGTGCTCGCCAAAGAGGTGGGCCTGTGGGAGCGCGGAAGCGGCGAACACGGCGCGCATGGCCGCGGATATGTGCCCATCGACGTCGTCCCGCTCTTGGAGACGATCGACGACCTCGCCGGCGCCGCCGAATTCATGGGCGAGCTCTTCTCGAGCGAGGCGTATGCGGCGCAACTCGACGGGCGCGGCCGCGCCCAAGAGGTGATGCTCGGCTACTCGGACAGCTCGAAGGACGGCGGATTTTGGATGGCGAATTGGTCGCTACACAAGGGGCAACGGGCCCTGGCGCAGGCGTGTCGCGAGCACGGCGTGCGCCTGAGCCTCTTCCACGGCCGCGGCGGCACCGTCGGCCGCGGCGGCGGCCAGACCAAGCGCGCCCTCCTCGGCCTTCCGCCAGAAGCCTATTCGGGGCGCATCCGGCTGACCGAACAGGGAGAGGTCATCTCGTTTCGCTACGCGCTCGACGCCATCGCCCATCGCCACCTCGAGCAGTTGGTCCACTCGATGGTCGAGGCCGGCATCCGAGCGTCGAGCGCCGAAGACACCTCTCGCGACGCGTTCATGGAGGTGGTCGCCGAGCGCTCGATGCGCACGTATCGCGAACTCATCGACGACCCCGAGTTTTGGCCGTGGTACCAGCGTATCACCCCAATCGAGCATATCAGCCGACTGCCGATTGCTTCGCGCCCGGTGTCGCGCTCGGGCGGCAACGATGCCGGCTTCGAGAAACTTCGGGCCATCCCGTGGAACTTCGCCTGGACCCAGACGCGCTATAATCTGCCCGGTTGGTATGGTGTGGGGACGGGCCTGAAGCACGCGTTGGACGAGGACGAGTGCACCGTCGACGGACTTCGCGCTTGGTACGCCGAGTGGCCGTTTTTCCGAAGCGTCATCGACAACGCCCAGCTCGAGATGGCGCGCGCTCGCCTCGAGATTGCCCGCCACTACGCCCAGCTCGACGACGACGGCTTTCACGACAAACTCGCCGCCGAGTTCGAACGCACCCGCGATGTCTTGCTCACGATTACCCAGGCCGATGTGTTGCTGTCGCACAACGCGACCATCCGAAACCTCATCGCCGTGCGCAATCCGTACACCGACGTGCTCAACGCCATCCAGATCGAGCTGATGAAACGCTGGCAAACCGCTGACGACACCGAATGCCCGGCGCTGGGTCACGCGCTCTTGCTCAGCCTCAACGGCATCGCCGCGGCTATGCAAAATACGGGCTAG